The Procambarus clarkii isolate CNS0578487 chromosome 91, FALCON_Pclarkii_2.0, whole genome shotgun sequence genome includes a region encoding these proteins:
- the LOC123774037 gene encoding 5-hydroxytryptamine receptor 6 produces MPVMVLAVLLVIGTVTSVLFNSYILFVSCTHSFTQTRTTTHVLLLHLGVINLLIAALFLVGLFPSLLQVEWVGREGCSAVGSAWFTLHVAAIWTLTALNLDKYVAIASPLHYARFVSPGRVGVTVLVSWVLSAGLCTLPLLLPGLHSSPRPPGCCLPDVVSAAPLLGRSYALALSLLGYLLPAVMVASANGRILVIARHHRHRIVSALWDVTVSAQATVTPQRSHFYLTRYRGRSAATTVFHFVGTFIIMYIPSAVCLLYEAMARSYVPVNVSTTNFALLTFAPAINGFVYGVRSKVLRKNFKNFLRKRLYRSEVNYEIQSRAPSVPASRRPSITPSLSLPLQQKLQRRMSEILIPPSTSDGAAKLVRRSSELCFRPRGSTWSIPRDITPSRLSSDSPAPLGTQLGQSDQQSEECGQAASDQTRGSSSQEKVNPSPPRSPLGRHTKVLRLLSHSNSLEENPDQESDIINLANASAILSNHRPSLRRALFARNKQKSLDFEMTCLYMEESSAESMTRPPRSASQQIVGELGSPSLVRPLMLGPSSQPPLSPCRKTKRVSWSSDSFSDSPMDSDNDTSANSGPPRYRKKAMFRNNGLRFDFSKVSLERIDSEDVRPSLEHSGSLESSPPDSPQITGNRECEVQVHTPHSPVVANGKFSSKSNGHRDIAGAGALPT; encoded by the coding sequence GTAGAGTGGGTGGGGCGTGAAGGGTGTTCTGCGGTGGGCAGCGCCTGGTTCACACTGCACGTGGCTGCCATCTGGACACTCACCGCCCTCAACCTGGATAAGTACGTGGCCATCGCCTCCCCACTGCACTATGCACGCTTCGTGTCGCCGGGGCGTGTGGGCGTGACGGTGTTAGTGTCGTGGGTGTTGTCTGCGGGTCTGTGTAcgttgccgctgctgctgccgggTCTACACAGCAGCCCGCGCCCCCCTGGATGCTGTCTACCCGACGTGGTGTCTGCTGCGCCGCTCTTGGGCCGTAGCTACGCCCTGGCTCTCTCCCTCCTCGGGTACCTGCTGCCGGCGGTGATGGTAGCCTCCGCTAACGGTCGTATCCTGGTGATAGCGCGTCACCACCGTCACAGGATTGTGTCGGCGCTGTGGGACGTCACGGTGTCGGCTCAGGCCACAGTCACACCGCAGAGATCTCACTTTTATCTTACTCGTTACAGGGGGCGATCAGCGGCCACCACAGTGTTCCATTTCGTTGGAACCTTCATCATTATGTACATTCCGTCTGCCGTGTGTCTGCTGTATGAGGCTATGGCCAGGTCTTACGTCCCCGTCAACGTCTCCACCACCAACTTCGCTCTGCTTACATTTGCTCCCGCCATCAATGGCTTTGTATACGGGGTCAGGAGCAAAGTACTTCGTAAAAATTTTAAAAATTTCCTGAGAAAACGTCTGTACCGCAGCGAAGTGAACTACGAGATCCAGTCCCGCGCTCCGTCTGTGCCAGCGTCGCGGCGGCCCTCCatcaccccttccctctccctccccctccagcagAAACTCCAACGCCGCATGTCAGAGATACTCATCCCGCCCTCCACCTCCGACGGCGCCGCCAAACTCGTCCGACGCTCTTCAGAGCTCTGTTTTCGGCCTCGAGGCTCGACGTGGTCCATTCCCCGGGACATCACTCCCTCCCGACTCTCCAGCGACTCTCCCGCACCGCTGGGCACTCAACTCGGCCAAAGTGACCAGCAAAGCGAGGAGTGCGGGCAGGCTGCGAGCGACCAGACCAGAGGGAGCAGCAGCCAGGAGAAGGTGAACCCTTCACCCCCTAGGAGTCCCCTCGGTCGCCACACTAAAGTACTTCGCTTACTCTCTCACTCCAACAGTCTGGAGGAGAATCCTGATCAGGAGAGTGACATTATTAACCTCGCTAATGCGTCAGCCATCTTGTCGAACCATCGTCCGTCGCTAAGAAGAGCGTTATTTGCCAGAAACAAGCAGAAGAGTCTAGACTTTGAGATGACATGTTTGTATATGGAGGAGAGTTCTGCAGAGTCCATGACCCGGCCTCCTCGCAGCGCCTCGCAGCAGATAGTGGGTGAGCTGGGCAGCCCATCGCTGGTGCGGCCGTTGATGCTGGGTCCCAGCTCACAGCCACCTCTCTCTCCTTGCAGGAAGACCAAGCGAGTCTCGTGGTCGTCCGACAGTTTCTCAGATTCCCCGATGGACTCTGACAACGATACCTCCGCCAACTCCGGCCCACCCAGATACCGGAAAAAGGCGATGTTCCGCAACAATGGGTTACGTTTTGACTTCTCGAAAGTGTCCCTGGAACGTATTGACTCAGAGGATGTCCGGCCATCACTGGAACACAGCGGATCTCTGGAATCATCGCCCCCAGACTCTCCCCAAATTACTGGCAACAGAGAATGTGAGGTACAAGTCCACACGCCTCACAGCCCTGTCGTGGCCAATGGGAAGTTTAGCAGTAAAAGCAACGGACACCGTGACATAGCGGGAGCTGGAGCGCTGCCCACATGA